A region of the Candidatus Methylomirabilota bacterium genome:
CTGCTGTGGACGGAGTAGGCGCCGATGGCGCAGACGCTGACGATGAGGGGGGTCAGGATGGCGAACGGCACCCGCAGGATGGCGGCGAAGAGGGGCACGAACGCCAGGACCATGATCACGCCGATGATGTTGCCGGTGTACATGCTCGCAATGAGGCCCCAGACGAAGTCCGGGCGCTCCTTGAACAGCATCGGCCCCGGCTGGAGCCCCCAGATGATGAGGCCGCCCAGCATGACCGCCGCGGTGGGGCTGCCCGGGATGCCGAGCGTGATCATCGGCAGGAGGGCGGCGCCGCCCGCGGCGTGGGCCGCCGTCTCGGGCGCGACCACGCCCTCGATCTCGCCCTTGCCGAATCGCTCGGGATGCCGCGAGAACCGCTTGGCGAAGGCGTAGCTCATGAAGGAGGCGGGAGTGGCGCCACCGGGCTTGAACCCCATCCAGAAGCCGATGAAGGCGCTGCGGATGAACGTGCGGTAGTACCGCGGCAACGTCTTCCAGGTCTGCCAGACCACGCGGGGATTGAGGTGGGCGCTGACGCCGCGGAACGACAGCCCCTCTTCCACCGAGAGCAGGATCTCCCCGATCCCGAAGAGCCCGATGACCGCCACGATGAAGTCGAAGCCCTTCATCAGCTCGGTGATGCCAAAGGTCAGACGGAGCTGGCCGGTCACGATGTCGAGGCCGGCGCAGGCCAGGATGAATCCGATGAGAATCGATACCAGCGACTTGATCGGATTGCCCCCGCCCAGCCCGATGAACGAGGAAAAGGTCAGCAGCTGGATGGCGAAGAACTCGGGCGGCCCGAACTTCAGCGCGATCTCGGCCAGCAAGGGGGCGAAGAGGGTGATCAGCACGACCGAGAAGAAGGCCCCGACGAACGAGGAGCTGAACGCGGCGGTGAGCGCCTCACCGCCGTGCCCCTGGCGGGCCATCGGATAGCCGTCGAAGGTGGTCGCCACCGACCACGGCTCGCCCGGGATGTTGAACAGGATGGACGTGATGGCGCCTCCGAACAGCGCGCCCCAGTAGAGGCTCGTCAGCAGGATGATGGCCGATGTCGGATGCATCGAGAAGGTGAGCGGCAGCAGGATGGCCACTCCGTTGGCCCCGCCCAGGCCGGGCAGCACGCCGATGATGGTGCCCAGGGTGATCCCGAGGACAGCCAGGCCCAGGTTCATGGGCTGCAGCGCGACCTCGAAGCCGAGGAGCAGGTTCTCCCAGCCCATGCTCAGTAGCCGAGCCAGGCCTCGAGCGGCCCCTTGGGCATGGGCACCAGGAACCATTTCTCGAAGATCACGAAGATGATGAGCGGGAACAGCACGCTGACCGTCACCACCGGCGCCCAGCCATAGCGGCCGATCCACCGCATGTAGAAGCCCATGAAGAGCATGGTGGCCACGTAGAGCCCGATGAACTGGGTGAGCACCACGAAGCCCGCCGACGGCAGCAGCGTCGTCAGCACCGGCCGCAGCTGCTGCCGGGTGACGAAGGGGCGGTCGCGCGTCCGGCGGTGCGCCTGCATCGCGATGACCGCGCAGGCGCCGATCAGCAGCACCGCGAGCCAGAACGGGAAGAACCCGCTCTGCGGGCCGTCGGAGCCCCAGCCGATGCCCAGGCGCAACGCGTCCCAGATGACGAGGGCGCCCCCCGCAATCAGGATCAGGGCCGTCG
Encoded here:
- a CDS encoding tripartite tricarboxylate transporter TctB family protein, with product MRTADLTTALILIAGGALVIWDALRLGIGWGSDGPQSGFFPFWLAVLLIGACAVIAMQAHRRTRDRPFVTRQQLRPVLTTLLPSAGFVVLTQFIGLYVATMLFMGFYMRWIGRYGWAPVVTVSVLFPLIIFVIFEKWFLVPMPKGPLEAWLGY
- a CDS encoding tripartite tricarboxylate transporter permease — protein: MGWENLLLGFEVALQPMNLGLAVLGITLGTIIGVLPGLGGANGVAILLPLTFSMHPTSAIILLTSLYWGALFGGAITSILFNIPGEPWSVATTFDGYPMARQGHGGEALTAAFSSSFVGAFFSVVLITLFAPLLAEIALKFGPPEFFAIQLLTFSSFIGLGGGNPIKSLVSILIGFILACAGLDIVTGQLRLTFGITELMKGFDFIVAVIGLFGIGEILLSVEEGLSFRGVSAHLNPRVVWQTWKTLPRYYRTFIRSAFIGFWMGFKPGGATPASFMSYAFAKRFSRHPERFGKGEIEGVVAPETAAHAAGGAALLPMITLGIPGSPTAAVMLGGLIIWGLQPGPMLFKERPDFVWGLIASMYTGNIIGVIMVLAFVPLFAAILRVPFAILTPLIVSVCAIGAYSVHS